The DNA region GGTGGCGCTTTGCCTTCGGAGTCGGGCAGGCATGGTTTCATCTCGACAGCGCCGAGATTCTGGAGATACTGGAGGACCCGCAGCTGCTCCGGACGCCCCCGGTGAGCCGCTGGCTCAGGGAGCACCTGGAGGAAGGTCTGCGGGAATTGCAATCAGGAGGTGACACTGGTGCCCAAAATTTCGAGTCTTGAGGACTTGCGGAAGATAAAGGAAGAGGCCTCGGATCTCACATCCGCCCGTTCGGGCGGCCGGGTGCGTATCATTATCGGCATGGGAACCTGCGGCATCGCCGCGGGCGCCCGGGCAATCATGGACGCCGTCATGCGCGAGCTGGAAAAGCGGGGCCTCAAGGATGTGTCCGTGGAGACCACGGGCTGCATCGGTATGTGCCAGCAGGAGCCGCTCCTCGACGTGATCCGGCCGGGCGAGCCGCGGATCACCTATGGCAGGCTGACGACCGAGGATGTCCCCCGCATTGTTGCCGAGCACGTGGTGAACGGCAACATCGTGGAGGACAAGGTGATCGGCAGGACCGACTAGGAGGGCTGTGGAATGGCACTATATCGAGCACACGTTCTTGTCTGTGGCGGAACCGGCTGTGTCTCCAGCGGTTCGCGGGAGGTTCTCGGCAAGTTCCGCGAGGAGATCGCCATCAAGGGGCTCGACAAGGAGATCATGGTTGTCGAGACGGGCTGTCACGGGATGTGCGAGATGGGTCCCATCGTGGTGGTCTACCCCGAAGGGACCTTCTACTGCCGGGTCGACGTGGAGGATGTCCCGGAGATCGTGGAGGAGCACCTCTACAAGGGCCGCGTGGTCAATCGGCTGCTCTACACCATGCCCGAGGCCATCGACGGGATCCCCCACTATTCGGACATCCCTTTTTACAGCAAGCAGCAGCGGAACGCGCTGCGCAACTGCGGCTACATCAACCCCGACAACATCGACGAATACATCGCCAGGGACGGCTACACCGCCGTGGCCAAGGCGCTGACCACCATGACCTCCGAGGAGGTTCTGGAGGAGGTCAAGACCTCGGGCCTCCGCGGCCGCGGCGGCGGCGGCTTCCCCACGGGGCTCAAGTGGTCCTTCGCCCGGAAGGCCGTGGGCGACAAGAAGTACGTCATCTGCAACGCCGACGAGGGTGACCCCGGGGCCTTCATGGACCGCTCCATCCTCGAGGGCGATCCCCACTCGGTCATCGAAGGCATGCTGCTGGGCGCCTACGTGATGGGCGCCGACGAGGGCTACATCTACTGCCG from Synergistales bacterium includes:
- a CDS encoding histidine kinase — translated: LPFLKQAAELADGKLALASEPGRGTRLYVCFRADHIDCPPVGDMPLAVATLLAGHPGVRWRFAFGVGQAWFHLDSAEILEILEDPQLLRTPPVSRWLREHLEEGLRELQSGGDTGAQNFES
- a CDS encoding (2Fe-2S) ferredoxin domain-containing protein, with product MPKISSLEDLRKIKEEASDLTSARSGGRVRIIIGMGTCGIAAGARAIMDAVMRELEKRGLKDVSVETTGCIGMCQQEPLLDVIRPGEPRITYGRLTTEDVPRIVAEHVVNGNIVEDKVIGRTD